A region of Drosophila mauritiana strain mau12 chromosome 3L, ASM438214v1, whole genome shotgun sequence DNA encodes the following proteins:
- the LOC117140110 gene encoding uncharacterized protein LOC117140110 isoform X2 has translation MDMMTATWMLCLALCSTAMAMEEESGSGLFNVTASPSDTEASPKLPSEVQKAVCTVTAGEVKASAEAVTTKTLKGVCGSDEMNMAFRSLENKLYEELRVMKLILVHLAKANGLKLNTAFSTSLPSPPPTVRPITSAALPPIFKPIDPPKKLSNSTNSKAEENEVAPDFGLKKNPTLKNLETNANLGARETEVDKFNNTVLADQDVKLFTYYWKLENVTELIKAPKLATVSSPIFSFKGKSLQLKCTFHHMNRELLNLQLGYGVFNPKSKTGQSNNILLEMDGIFQNTKWTEDIQLKHKISILDQSHTHRRTQDLSSQVLNKLDMGFSIPNSVLLGSSYIKQNALLIQILLYL, from the exons ATGGATATGATGACAGCTACGTGGATGCTGTGCCTTGCTCTCTGCTCCAcggcgatggcgatggagGAGGAATCGGGCAGTGGACTGTTCAACGTCACCGCGAGTCCCTCGGATACGGAAGCTTCTCCAAAACTGCCCAGCGAAGTGCAGAAAGCGGTTTGCACTGTGACTGCGGGTGAGGTGAAGGCGTCTGCCGAGGCTGTCACCACAAAAACCCTTAAGGGAGTGTGTGGATCAG ATGAAATGAACATGGCCTTCCGGAGTCTGGAGAACAAGCTCTACGAAGAGCTTCGTGTAATGAAACTGATTTTGGTGCACTTGGCCAAGGCGAATGGACTTAAGCTCAATACAGCCTTTTCCACATCTCTGCCCTCTCCACCTCCGACTGTGAGGCCAATCACCAGCGCTGCGTTGCCGCCAATCTTCAAGCCAATCGATCCTCCCAAGAAGCTTTCCAATTCAACCAATTCGAAAGCCGAGGAGAACGAAGTTGCTCCAGACTTCGGACTCAAGAAGAATCCTACTCTGAAAAACTTGGAGACGAACGCAAATCTTGGAGCTCGGGAAACGGAAGTCGATAAGTTTAATAACACTGTACTGGCCGATCAGGATGTAAAGTTGTTCACTTACTATTGGAAGCTGGAGAACGTTACGGAACTAATCAAAGCACCTAAATTGGCCACTGTCAGTAGTCCGATATTCAGCTTTAAAG GCAAGTCCCTGCAACTAAAGTGCACTTTCCATCACATGAATCGCGAGCTGCTGAACCTGCAACTGGGATACGGCGTCTTTAACCCGAAATCTAAAACTGGCCAAAGCAACAACATCTTGTTAGAAATGGACGGAATTTTCCAGAACACTAAGTGGACCGAAGATATCCAGCTGAAGCACAAAATTTCCATACTGGATCAAAGTCACACCCACCGAAGAACGCAAGATCTCAGTTCACAGGTGCTGAACAAGCTGGACATGGGCTTCTCCATCCCGAACAGCGTGCTCCTCGGTAGCTCTTACATCAAGCAGAACGCGCTGTTGATCCAGATTCTTTTATATTTGTGA
- the LOC117140110 gene encoding uncharacterized protein LOC117140110 isoform X1, producing the protein MDMMTATWMLCLALCSTAMAMEEESGSGLFNVTASPSDTEASPKLPSEVQKAVCTVTAGEVKASAEAVTTKTLKGVCGSGGWSVVSCPFDLEIICGLCADEMNMAFRSLENKLYEELRVMKLILVHLAKANGLKLNTAFSTSLPSPPPTVRPITSAALPPIFKPIDPPKKLSNSTNSKAEENEVAPDFGLKKNPTLKNLETNANLGARETEVDKFNNTVLADQDVKLFTYYWKLENVTELIKAPKLATVSSPIFSFKGKSLQLKCTFHHMNRELLNLQLGYGVFNPKSKTGQSNNILLEMDGIFQNTKWTEDIQLKHKISILDQSHTHRRTQDLSSQVLNKLDMGFSIPNSVLLGSSYIKQNALLIQILLYL; encoded by the exons ATGGATATGATGACAGCTACGTGGATGCTGTGCCTTGCTCTCTGCTCCAcggcgatggcgatggagGAGGAATCGGGCAGTGGACTGTTCAACGTCACCGCGAGTCCCTCGGATACGGAAGCTTCTCCAAAACTGCCCAGCGAAGTGCAGAAAGCGGTTTGCACTGTGACTGCGGGTGAGGTGAAGGCGTCTGCCGAGGCTGTCACCACAAAAACCCTTAAGGGAGTGTGTGGATCAGGTGGGTGGTCAGTGGTCTCTTGCCCGTTTGATCTTGAAATTATTTGTGGTTTGTGTGCAGATGAAATGAACATGGCCTTCCGGAGTCTGGAGAACAAGCTCTACGAAGAGCTTCGTGTAATGAAACTGATTTTGGTGCACTTGGCCAAGGCGAATGGACTTAAGCTCAATACAGCCTTTTCCACATCTCTGCCCTCTCCACCTCCGACTGTGAGGCCAATCACCAGCGCTGCGTTGCCGCCAATCTTCAAGCCAATCGATCCTCCCAAGAAGCTTTCCAATTCAACCAATTCGAAAGCCGAGGAGAACGAAGTTGCTCCAGACTTCGGACTCAAGAAGAATCCTACTCTGAAAAACTTGGAGACGAACGCAAATCTTGGAGCTCGGGAAACGGAAGTCGATAAGTTTAATAACACTGTACTGGCCGATCAGGATGTAAAGTTGTTCACTTACTATTGGAAGCTGGAGAACGTTACGGAACTAATCAAAGCACCTAAATTGGCCACTGTCAGTAGTCCGATATTCAGCTTTAAAG GCAAGTCCCTGCAACTAAAGTGCACTTTCCATCACATGAATCGCGAGCTGCTGAACCTGCAACTGGGATACGGCGTCTTTAACCCGAAATCTAAAACTGGCCAAAGCAACAACATCTTGTTAGAAATGGACGGAATTTTCCAGAACACTAAGTGGACCGAAGATATCCAGCTGAAGCACAAAATTTCCATACTGGATCAAAGTCACACCCACCGAAGAACGCAAGATCTCAGTTCACAGGTGCTGAACAAGCTGGACATGGGCTTCTCCATCCCGAACAGCGTGCTCCTCGGTAGCTCTTACATCAAGCAGAACGCGCTGTTGATCCAGATTCTTTTATATTTGTGA